A DNA window from Sphingomonas profundi contains the following coding sequences:
- a CDS encoding MobA/MobL family protein — protein MAHVHTARPFNLRYICRDTIGEGGQDFRATHRTAECNYLYIMRQNGHDEVGPTPDFASRSADLVDTGRVAPLRAAKMPITGRSLWVQADDLSRSRRPELATAMHAVASLPVDRTPADWRQMVLALCEDHILSQGMIVDFGVHALAGDGDEWQVHPHAHLLITARAWDASRGPGRRPAGWFCRETQVRELAEAWYAISGLLPTTVQAA, from the coding sequence ATGGCCCACGTCCACACCGCACGCCCGTTCAACCTGCGCTACATCTGCCGTGACACCATCGGCGAAGGCGGCCAGGATTTCAGGGCCACGCACCGCACCGCCGAATGCAATTACCTCTACATCATGCGCCAGAACGGCCATGACGAGGTCGGGCCGACGCCCGACTTCGCTAGCCGCTCAGCCGACCTCGTCGACACCGGCCGGGTGGCGCCGCTTCGTGCGGCGAAGATGCCGATCACGGGCAGGTCGCTGTGGGTGCAGGCGGACGACCTCTCCCGCAGCCGGCGGCCCGAGCTCGCCACCGCGATGCACGCGGTCGCGTCGCTGCCGGTGGATCGCACGCCCGCCGATTGGCGGCAGATGGTGCTGGCGCTCTGCGAGGACCACATCCTGAGCCAAGGTATGATCGTCGATTTTGGCGTTCACGCACTCGCGGGTGACGGTGACGAGTGGCAGGTGCACCCCCATGCGCACCTGCTGATCACGGCGCGGGCTTGGGATGCGAGCCGGGGGCCTGGTCGGCGGCCGGCGGGGTGGTTCTGCCGGGAGACGCAGGTGCGAGAGCTTGCGGAAGCGTGGTATGCGATCAGCGGGCTGCTACCCACCACAGTCCAAGCGGCGTAG